In Dermatophagoides farinae isolate YC_2012a chromosome 9, ASM2471394v1, whole genome shotgun sequence, a genomic segment contains:
- the LOC124497754 gene encoding uncharacterized protein LOC124497754 produces MQSKLFNDHERKNDHHHHDDDENKKFLELLSPSCDGKSILENYDHDDDDDESIDIEPPSINDVDILSSLPTKTIGLMKIDFDDYENQFKAIGQLRKHTETIDLILSTIDGGNEPVHQYFLALRAPKLWQRLIEYEQKQQQQKQNHQSTIIDEVSTTTKLFTDDDRTSSSSSSNIKRLFVPKEFIDRSILLRILIDSMYRIKNNNNNNHHHHHQQFDGDYSIAWKLLKIANEFQLDFLANDCIVYFHDRINLSNCIELWKIGLKFYRNPYGQQLARCSYRFLLANLVELLHSSLYGDTIKSLTIGQLKTIIDDNRLNIRNEMEIWFLIRKWMIQSNNSGDHHCIQYFWPLFSQIRFNLIDPRMIKMKLIPDLLSFDYNHCNGQLWKQFQHKKPKIDLKTFRPRIPYQLLFLYGGYEDGYPSSTIKTFDIRSRQWFQFRPLDDDYPRVYHKLVNLGNKIYIIGGSDGIHCLNMVICLNLNDGIKTILAPMLETRSFHCAVCYRNRYIIVCGGHNGNERLRSVEIYDCKLNHWHYLPSMQSIRSDASAVIYNDCIYVAGGIDLFPLNSMEYYSFVTNQWTIISFMHIQRRSFSLISYNGSLYAIGGCTEIYEYNCLKSVERYNPITNTWYFAPPLPQHRMSASVVVLEDRIFVIGGYDGFTTYRTVFVYNSNQPMYWQQLQYELPIHLSGSDACIIEDMATTTTTMMMVNTMDYSYYGQCSSSSSSGKNLEKFHRLNDDNNENDDINNNNNNRTTTTIKRIWNRICSAIHNNHHDRLVDFYNRKKFLNYLQNEWQKFQNDHQLPKEK; encoded by the exons atgcaatcgaaattattcaatgatcatgaacgaaaaaatgatcatcatcatcatgatgatgatgaaaataaaaaatttcttgaacTACTATCGCCATCTTGTGATGGAAAATCTATTTTAgaaaattatgatcatgatgatgatgatgatgaatcgatcGATATTGAACCACCATCtattaatgatgttgatattttatcatcattaccaacaAAAACCATTggtttgatgaaaattgattttgatgattatgaaaatcaatttaaagcAATTGGTCAATTACGAAAACATACTGAAACAATTGATCTGATATTATCGACCATAGATGGCGGTAATGAACCggttcatcaatattttttagCATTAAGGGCACCAAAATTGTGGCAACGATTAATtgaatatgaacaaaaacaacagcagcaaaaacaaaaccatcaatcaaccattatcgatgaagtatcgacaacaacaaaattattcacagatgatgatagaacatcatcatcatcatcatcgaatataaAACGCTTATTTGTACCgaaagaatttattgatcgatcaattcTATTACGaatattgatcgattcaatgtatcgaatcaaaaataataataataataatcatcatcatcatcatcaacagtttgatggtgattattcAATTGCATGGAAATTGTTAAAAATTgccaatgaatttcaattagATTTTCTTGCTAATGATtgtattgtttattttcatgatAGAATTAATCTATCAAATTGTATTGAACTATGGAAAATTGGTCTAAAATTTTATCGAAATCCATATGGTCAACAATTGGCCAGATGTTCATATCGTTTTTTATTGGCCAATCTAGTTGAG CTTCTACATTCTAGCTTGTATGGTGATACAATTAAATCGCTGACAATTGgtcaattgaaaacaataatcgatgataatcgattgaatatacgaaatgaaatggaaatttggtttttgattcgaaaatggatgattcaatcgaataatagtggtgatcatcattgtatacAATATTTTTGGCCATTATTTAGTCAAATACgttttaatttaattgatccaagaatgattaaaatgaaattgataccagatttattatcatttgattataatcattgtaATGGACAATTATGgaaacaatttcaacatAAAA agccaaaaattgatttaaaaacatTTCGACCACGTATACCgtatcaattattatttctataTGGTGGCTACGAAGATGGCTATCCATCGTCGacaatcaaaacatttgataTTCGTTCACGGCAATGGTTTCAATTTCGGccattggatgatgattatccaCGAGTATATCACAAGTTAGTG AATTTAGGTAATAAAATTTACATAATAGGTGGATCTGATGGTATACATTGTTTAAATATGgtaatttgtttgaatcttAACGATGgtataaaaacaattttggCACCAATGTTAGAAACACGATCATTTCATTGTGCCGTTTGTTATCGTAACCGttatattattgtttgtgGTGGCCATAATGGTAATGAACGATTACGTTCAGTAGAAATTTATGATTGTAAATTAAATCATTGGCATTATTTACCATCAATGCAATCAATACGTTCAGATGCATCGGCTGTAATTTATAATGATTGTATATATGTTGCCGGTGGTATTGatttatttccattgaattcaatggaatattattcatttgtaaCAAATCAATGGACAATTATTAGTTTTATGCATATACAACGTCGTAGTTTTTCATTAATATCATATAATGGATCATTATATGCCATTGGTGGATGTACAGAAATCTATGAATATAATTG CTTGAAATCAGTTGAACGATATAATCCAATAACAAATACATGGTATTTTgcaccaccattaccacaACATCGTATGTCTGCAAGTGTTGTTGTATTAGAAGATCGTATATTCGTAATTGGTGGCTATGATGGTTTCACTACATATCGTactgtgtttgtttataattCAAATCAACCAATGTATTGGCAACAATTACAATATGAATTGCCCATACATTTATCTGGATCTGATGCTTGTATTATAGAAGATATGGCAACGACcacaacgacgatgatgatggtcaataCAATGGATTATTCTTATTATGGTCaatgtagtagtagtagtagtagtggtaaaaatttggaaaaatttcatagattaaacgatgataataatgaaaatgatgacattaacaacaacaacaacaatcgaacaacaacaacaatcaaaagaaTATGGAATCGAATTTGTAGTGccattcataataatcatcatgatcgttTGGTGGATTtttataatcgaaaaaaatttttaaattatctacaaaatgaatggcaaaaatttcaaaatgatcatcaattaccaaaagaaaaatga
- the LOC124497755 gene encoding uncharacterized protein LOC124497755: protein MVTYNIRCRLFNVHDGRNDTFVNSKNFRKKRNLLNNQQQQQQQQQRQQQTTKNLIEHLGNLLKKFHQQQRLLRTSDNQSIKTLSSSSSSSSSSIENQYKTNEMSIINGQQVFVDHIHKMSTILPLSLLSISTAATTTTTTIAYPLFDYPHHNHQYSLKNHHIKSLSSENNGHIDDGIQNFENNNSTLNELYANEIIRLAMEFNRQRPLSIRDCSVIIMYGLIVLVSLFGNLLVCKVILFKQAMRRRITHIFIANLTISDLLMTIFTIPMNTARQILDDWPFGEFCCKLVPFVQAISVYVSALSMTMIAIDRYQALVRPLQPRLIQRLPRWIWITSIWLFASLISIPFAIFNHVVNVLTIHPYIPFGSNEKLFRCKALYPGNDPEYYQRLITCLAFVTQFCIPMIIVAYCYITIGMKISKRSCIGETIDGGQQTYLKQKRKTIKMLIFVVATFAICWLPYNLLFIVEDFFHINFSLTIHYLIHWLAMSSICYNPFIYFWLNRGYRQGILNILKYCYCCRYYHRHHHHHHDHHNDHHQHRNSATNNENNENENRIKNTDYVNDPFSEMDTINMQINHNHHHNQNEIIITNKQQQKQQQNLKCENESNPIIISNGNGNGNDNGNHRRDENAIATTPATTMTLPPSKTIIRLTKKPMSLKQTIVRIIPSNNNHHNVKNNNKMSITMTEITSLKHCNQNDDHHYCDDDNDNDDDDENCK, encoded by the exons ATGGTAACATACAACATTAGATGTCGATTATTCAATGTTCATGATGGACGGAACGATACATTTGTTAATAGTAAAAATTTTCgtaaaaaacgaaatttattaaataatcaacaacaacaacaacaacaacaacaacgacaacaacaaaccacaaaaaatttgattgaacatcttggaaatttattgaaaaaatttcatcaacaacaacgattatTACGTACAAgtgataatcaatcaataaaaacattatcatcatcatcatcatcatcatcatcatcgattgaaaatcaatataaaacaaatgaaatgtccATTATTAATGGTCAACaagtttttgttgatcatattcataaaatgtcaacaatattaccattatcattattatcaatatcaacagcagcaacaacaacaacaacaacgatagcATATCCATTATTTGATTATccccatcataatcatcaatattcactaaaaaatcatcatataaaatcattatcatcagaaaataatggtcatattgatgatggaatacagaattttgaaaataataattcaacatTAAATGAATTATATGCAAATG AAATCATACGATTAGCAATGGAATTTAATCGTCAACGGCCATTATCCATTCGTGATTGTTCAGTAATTATAATGTATGGCTTGATTGTATTGGTATCATTATTCGGTAATCTACTCGTATGTAAAGTAATATTATTCAAACAAGCAATGCGTCGCCGTATAACACATATATTCATTGCCAATCTAACCATTAgtgatttattgatgaccATATTCACTATACCTATGAATACGG CTCGTCAAATATTAGATGATTGGCCATTCGGTGAATTCTGTTGTAAATTAGTACCATTTGTACAGGCCATTTCGGTATATGTATCAGCAttatcaatgacaatgattgcCATTGATCGTTATCAGGCATTAGTACGGCCATTACAACCACGTTTAATACAACGTTTACCACGTTGGATTTGGATCACATCAATTTGGTTATTTGCATCATTAATATCCATACCATTTGCAATATTCAATCATGTTGTCAATGTATTAACCATACATCCATACATACCATTTGGtagtaatgaaaaattattccgCTGTAAAGCACTATATCCGGGCAATGATCCAGAATATTATCAACGTTTAATCACTTGTTTAGCATTTGTAACACAATTCTGTATAccaatgattattgttgctTATTGTTATATAACCattggaatgaaaatcaGTAAACGTTCTTGTATTGGTGAAACAATCGATGGTGGCCAACAAAcatatttgaaacaaaaacgtaAAACAATTAAAATGTTAATATTTGTGGTGGCAACATTTGCCATTTGTTGGCTACCATATAATCTGTTATTTAttgttgaagatttttttcacataaatTTCTCATTAACAATACATTACCTGATACATTGGCTGGCCATGAGTTCAATTTGTTATAATccgtttatttatttttggctAAATCGTGGCTATCGTCAAGgtatattgaatatattgaaatattgttattgttgccgttattatcatcgtcatcatcatcatcaccatgatcatcacaatgatcatcatcagcatcgtAATTCAGCTactaataatgaaaataatgagaatgaaaatagaatcaaaaataCAGATTATGTGAATGATCCATTTAGCGAAATGGATACGATAAACATGCaaattaatcataatcatcatcataatcaaaatgaaataatcataacaaacaaacagcagcagaagcagcaacaaaatttaaaatgtgaaaatgaatccaatccaatcatTATCAGCAATGGCAATGGCAATggcaatgataatggtaatcaTCGTCGTGATGAAAATGCAATTGCAACAACAccggcaacaacaatgacactGCCACCATCAAAGACGATAATAagattgacaaaaaaaccaatgtcattgaaacaaacaatagTTAGAATTATAcccagtaataataatcatcataatgtaaaaaataataataaaatgtcaATAACAATGACAGAGATTACATCATTGAAACATTGTAatcagaatgatgatcatcattattgtgatgatgataatgataatgatgatgatgatgaaaattgtaaataa